In a single window of the Acyrthosiphon pisum isolate AL4f chromosome X, pea_aphid_22Mar2018_4r6ur, whole genome shotgun sequence genome:
- the LOC100159196 gene encoding calcium-binding mitochondrial carrier protein SCaMC-2-like: protein MCPLDKKLLELFNATKNGSITLAEFIHYVKEHEKSLRLNFSKFDKNKDGKIDQYEIIRAFQELRIEIDDTEAVKLLKRMDKDGSLEISFEEWRDFLLYCPFTDLHDLIKYWRHSACIDIGEDMNVPDDFTQAEIITGMWWRHLVSGGVAGAVSRTFTAPLDRLKVYLQVYGNQHSNITACFKSMLNEGGKLGMWRGNGINVLKIAPESAFKFMAYEQAKRFIQGSRTNDLTIFEKFMAGSLAGGFSQSLIYPLEVLKTQLAIRKSNQYKGIFDCIQKMYYHEGMRSFYRGYVPNLIGILPYAGIDLAVYETLKNKYITSHNDSEKPGVPLLLACGTISSTCGQVCSYPLALVRTRLQAPRPDTRTMMSVFREIWIKEGMAGLYRGITPNFLKVVPAVSISYVVYERCREALGVSML from the exons ATGTGTCCGCTAGACAAG AAGCTTTTAGAACTGTTTAATGCCACTAAAAATGGTTCAATCACATTAGCagaatttatacattatgttaaaGAACATGAAAAATCATTAAGgctaaatttttcaaaatttgataaaaacaaagatg GGAAAATTGATCAATACGAGATTATAAGAGCTTTTCAAGAATTAAGGATTGAAATTGACGACACTGAAGCTGTAAAACTTCTTAAAAG gatGGATAAAGATGGTAGTTTAGAAATTAGCTTTGAAGAATGGAGAGATTTTTTACTTTACTGCCCCTTTACAGACTTACAcgacttaattaaatattggagGCATTCAGCT tgTATAGACATTGGGGAGGATATGAATGTGCCAGATGATTTCACCCAAGCTGAAATAATAACAGGGATGTGGTGGCGGCATCTTGTATCTGGTGGTGTAGCTGGCGCTGTCTCAAGAACTTTTACTGCACCTTTAGATAGACTTAAAGTATATTTACAA GTATACGGCAATCAACATAGCAATATAACAGCTTGTTTCAAAAGCATGTTAAATGAAGGAGGCAAACTAGGCATGTGGCGTGGAAATGGTATAAATGTACTCAAGATAGCTCCAGAGTCTGCGTTTAAATTTATGGCTTATGAACAAGCTAAACGTTTTATTCAAGGTTCAAGAACTAATGActtaacaatatttgaaaaatttatggCCGGATCACTTGCAGGAGGTTTTAGTCAATCATTAATTTATCCCTTAGAA gttttaaaaacacaattggCAATTAGAAAAAGTAATCAATACAAAGGCATATTTGattgtattcaaaaaatgtattaccatgAAGGTATGCGCAGTTTTTACAGGGGTTATGTTCCCAACCTTATAGGTATACTTCCGTACGCTGGTATTGACCTTGCAGTTTATgag acattaaaaaataagtatatcaCTTCACATAACGATAGCGAAAAACCTGGAGTGCCATTATTGTTAGCGTGTGGTACAATTTCTAGTACATGCGGCCAGGTGTGTTCATACCCTTTGGCTCTTGTTCGTACACGTCTTCAGGCACCTC GTCCGGATACAAGGACAATGATGTCAGTGTTTAGAGAAATTTGGATAAAAGAAGGTATGGCTGGCTTGTACAGAGGTATCACTCCAAATTTTTTGAAAGTAGTTCCTGCTGTTAGTATAAGTTATGTTGTTTACGAACGATGCCGTGAAGCACTTGGAGTTTCTATGTTGTAA
- the LOC100572283 gene encoding dnaJ homolog subfamily C member 17-like, with protein MDSDLKDLDLRGIVEIQPSATEKEIKTTHQQNALQCHPDEIPDNSKAARSFSTLYKLLTILEDIGTRLDNLKKLNAKTAEETQEIRCDLKRKKQDKVERKSKKELKHLKKEYLYLLATVRTRMNKLLKNQAIDKKRIGSFKLKVKWMANGVYNKDNLMSLFSKYGHVINVVVLEDKSVALVEYKLKTSAINAKQFEVGYPNCPLTVSFLGDYGQDIKKNSNYTSAPNPSTSFSAYQNSNDKSY; from the exons atggaTTCAGATTTGAAAGATTTAGATCTTCGTGGAATAGTTGAGATCCAACCGTCGGCTACTGAGAAGGAA ATTAAAACGACACATCAGCAGAATGCTCTACAATGTCATCCAGATGAAATTCCCGATAATTCTAAAGCAGCTCGATCGTTTTCGAcgttatataaactattaactattcTTGAAGACATAGGAACTCGA tTAGATAATCTCAAGAAACTAAATGCTAAAACTGCTGAAGAAACGCAAGAAATAAGATGTGATTTGAAAAGAAAGAAACAAGATAAAGTGGAACGCAAATCCAAG aaagAACTGaagcatttaaaaaaagaatatttatatcTACTTGCAACTGTAAGAACCCGCATGAATAAGCTGCTTAAGAATCAAGCAATTGATAAAAAAAGGATCGGTTCATTCAAATTAAAAGTAAAGTGGATGGCAAACGGAGtgtataataaagataatttaatgTCACTGTTTTCTAag TATGGACACGTAATAAATGTTGTGGTTCTGGAAGACAAAAGTGTTGCTTTAGTTGAGTACAAATTGAAGACTTCTGCT ATAAATGCCAAACAATTTGAAGTTGGTTATCCAAATTGTCCTCTAACTGTGAGTTTTCTTGGAGATTACGgacaagatataaaaaaaaattcaaattatacttCTGCTCCAAATCCTAGTACTAGCTTTTCTgcttatcaaaattcaaatgacaAGTCATACTGA